From Methylomonas sp. EFPC3, a single genomic window includes:
- the kdsA gene encoding 3-deoxy-8-phosphooctulonate synthase yields the protein MQLCNFEVGLDKPLFLIAGTCVIESEQMTLDTAGKLKEITDELGIPFIYKSSFDKANRSSMSSFRGLGLETGLQILEKVKQQLNVPVLTDVHEDTPLAEVAAVVDVMQTPAFLCRQTNFIQSVAAQGIPVNIKKGQFMAPWDMGNVVAKAKATGNDKIMVCERGVSFGYNNLVSDMRSLAVMRDTQCPVVFDATHSVQLPGGQGSCSGGQREHVPVLARAAVAVGVAGLFMETHPKPEEALSDGPNSWPLHRMQELLETLMTIDRAVKAQAFIETTLG from the coding sequence ATGCAACTTTGCAATTTCGAAGTCGGACTCGACAAACCGTTATTTCTGATCGCCGGCACTTGCGTCATCGAAAGCGAACAAATGACGCTGGATACCGCCGGTAAACTCAAGGAAATCACCGACGAGCTCGGCATCCCGTTTATTTACAAATCCTCGTTCGACAAAGCCAATCGCTCGTCGATGAGCAGTTTCCGCGGCCTGGGCCTGGAAACCGGCTTGCAGATTCTGGAAAAGGTCAAGCAACAACTGAATGTGCCGGTGCTGACCGATGTGCACGAAGATACGCCGCTGGCCGAAGTTGCCGCCGTCGTCGACGTGATGCAAACCCCGGCTTTCCTGTGCCGGCAAACCAATTTCATCCAAAGTGTCGCGGCCCAAGGCATACCGGTCAATATCAAGAAAGGCCAGTTCATGGCGCCCTGGGACATGGGCAATGTGGTTGCCAAGGCCAAGGCTACCGGTAACGACAAGATCATGGTCTGCGAGCGCGGTGTCTCGTTCGGTTACAACAATCTGGTGTCCGATATGCGTTCGTTGGCAGTGATGCGCGACACCCAATGTCCGGTGGTGTTCGACGCCACCCACTCGGTACAGTTACCGGGCGGGCAGGGCAGTTGTTCCGGCGGCCAGCGCGAGCATGTGCCGGTGTTGGCGCGGGCGGCAGTGGCGGTCGGCGTTGCCGGCCTGTTCATGGAGACCCATCCGAAGCCGGAAGAAGCCCTGAGCGACGGCCCCAACTCCTGGCCGCTGCACCGGATGCAAGAATTGCTGGAAACCTTGATGACCATAGACCGCGCCGTTAAAGCTCAGGCCTTCATCGAAACCACCTTAGGCTGA
- a CDS encoding CTP synthase, with product MTKFIFITGGVVSSLGKGIAASSLAAILEDRGLKVTITKLDPYINVDPGTMSPFQHGEVFVTEDGAETDLDLGHYERFLKTTMAKKNNFTTGQVYEQVLRNERKGEYLGATVQVIPHITDEIKRRVFASAEGMDIGIIEVGGTVGDIESLPFLETIRQMGVELGRDRAVFIHLTLVPYIKSAGELKTKPTQHSVKELRTIGIQPDILICRSEQPIPASERRKIALFTNVSEKAVISAIDADTIYRIPLLLREQGLDDLVVHQLRLDVPPADLTAWEKVVDGLTHPTDEVQIAIVGKYVDHTDAYKSLNEALLHAGIHTRHKVEIKYIDSETIEQEGTAQLKDVDAILVPGGFGERGVEGKISTVRFAREHKIPYLGICLGMQSAVIEFARNVVGLEGAHSTEFLPKSPHPVIGLITEWMDEAGELVTRDEDSDIGGTMRLGAQKCRLKSDSLAFDVYQKDVITERHRHRYEFNNQYLKQLEAAGMRFSGKSLDGRLVEIVELADHPWFLACQFHPEFTSTPRNGHPLFSGFVEAAAKHKQHSSASN from the coding sequence ATGACAAAATTCATCTTTATCACCGGCGGCGTGGTGTCTTCCTTGGGAAAAGGCATTGCCGCTTCATCGCTGGCGGCGATTCTGGAAGATCGCGGCCTGAAAGTCACCATCACCAAACTCGATCCTTACATCAATGTCGATCCCGGCACGATGAGCCCGTTCCAGCACGGCGAAGTGTTCGTCACCGAGGACGGCGCCGAAACCGACCTCGACCTGGGCCATTACGAGCGGTTTTTGAAAACCACGATGGCCAAGAAAAACAACTTCACCACCGGCCAGGTTTACGAGCAGGTTCTACGTAACGAACGTAAAGGTGAATACCTTGGCGCCACGGTGCAGGTCATTCCGCACATCACCGACGAAATCAAGCGCCGGGTGTTCGCCAGTGCCGAAGGCATGGACATCGGTATCATCGAAGTCGGCGGCACGGTCGGCGACATCGAGTCGCTGCCGTTCCTGGAAACCATTCGCCAAATGGGCGTGGAACTGGGCCGCGACCGCGCGGTATTCATCCATTTGACGCTGGTGCCCTACATCAAGTCGGCCGGCGAGCTGAAAACCAAGCCGACGCAGCACTCGGTCAAAGAATTACGCACCATCGGGATTCAGCCGGACATTCTGATCTGCCGCTCCGAGCAGCCGATTCCGGCCAGCGAGCGCCGCAAGATTGCGCTGTTCACCAACGTCAGCGAAAAAGCCGTGATTTCGGCGATCGACGCCGACACCATTTATCGCATCCCGCTGTTATTGCGCGAACAAGGCCTGGATGATCTGGTGGTGCATCAGTTGCGTCTGGATGTGCCGCCGGCCGATTTGACCGCCTGGGAAAAAGTCGTCGACGGTCTGACCCATCCGACCGACGAGGTGCAAATCGCCATCGTCGGTAAATACGTCGACCACACCGACGCCTATAAATCGCTGAACGAAGCCTTGCTCCACGCCGGTATCCATACCCGGCATAAGGTCGAAATCAAATACATCGACTCGGAAACCATCGAGCAGGAAGGCACGGCGCAATTGAAAGACGTCGACGCGATTCTGGTGCCGGGCGGTTTCGGCGAGCGCGGCGTCGAAGGCAAAATTTCCACCGTGCGTTTCGCCCGCGAGCACAAAATTCCTTACCTCGGCATCTGCCTGGGCATGCAATCGGCAGTGATCGAGTTCGCCAGAAACGTGGTGGGTTTGGAAGGCGCGCACAGTACCGAATTTTTGCCGAAAAGCCCGCATCCGGTGATCGGTTTGATTACCGAATGGATGGACGAAGCCGGCGAACTGGTGACCCGCGACGAAGATTCCGACATCGGCGGCACTATGCGCCTGGGCGCGCAAAAATGCCGGTTGAAGTCCGATTCGCTAGCCTTCGATGTGTATCAGAAGGATGTGATCACCGAGCGTCACCGCCACCGCTACGAGTTCAACAACCAGTATTTGAAACAATTGGAAGCCGCCGGCATGCGTTTTTCCGGCAAATCGCTGGACGGTCGTTTGGTGGAGATCGTCGAATTGGCCGACCACCCTTGGTTCCTGGCTTGCCAGTTCCATCCCGAATTCACCTCGACGCCGCGCAACGGCCATCCGTTGTTTTCCGGTTTCGTCGAAGCGGCCGCCAAGCACAAACAGCATTCATCCGCATCCAATTAA
- the tilS gene encoding tRNA lysidine(34) synthetase TilS — MNPKISSLDPRLITALLPPDCRTVYVAYSGGVDSHVLLHLAAVGAGLQERIVAVYVNHGLQASADAWGEHCRRQCLELRVAFQIVKVDAVARNGEGPEAAAREARYRALRPLLEEGDVLLLAQHREDQAETLLLQLFRGAGVAGLAGMPVDAAFGRGRMLRPFLDKSKKDICDYARANHLQWVDDPSNQSSDFDRNFLRNQILPLLKQRWPALDKTVARSAAHCGEASRMLEDWVGPVLAEMLDPESKSICLAGLSRLSDSQRRFVLRKWLTSFGLKPPSAAVIDALTAQATNRQGKTSAPQLQIQGYHVLGYRQKLFCIPAVALDKFAGNLLWPKPDTRLDLGNGYGLVRAEACSGIAKAHWDGAEVSVKARVGGEKLKLSGRAGHHCLKKLYQEAAIPPWERDQRPLLYMDGRLAAVAGLWVAEWAWASGEAACYRVDWKASRWLDDSVF; from the coding sequence ATGAACCCGAAAATCTCTAGTCTCGACCCGCGTCTGATCACTGCGCTATTGCCGCCGGATTGTCGAACGGTTTACGTGGCCTATAGCGGCGGTGTGGATTCGCATGTGTTGCTCCATTTGGCCGCAGTCGGAGCCGGACTACAAGAGCGCATTGTCGCCGTATACGTCAACCACGGTTTGCAAGCCAGCGCCGATGCGTGGGGCGAGCATTGCCGCCGCCAGTGCCTGGAATTGCGGGTGGCGTTTCAAATTGTCAAGGTCGATGCCGTTGCCCGAAACGGTGAAGGCCCCGAGGCTGCGGCGCGCGAAGCAAGGTACCGGGCTTTGCGTCCATTGTTGGAGGAGGGCGACGTGTTGTTGCTGGCGCAACATCGCGAGGACCAAGCGGAGACGTTGTTGCTGCAATTGTTCAGGGGGGCGGGGGTGGCCGGCTTGGCTGGCATGCCTGTCGATGCAGCATTTGGCCGCGGGCGTATGCTGCGGCCTTTTTTGGATAAGTCTAAAAAAGATATTTGCGACTATGCGCGCGCCAATCATCTGCAATGGGTGGATGATCCGAGTAACCAAAGCAGCGATTTCGATCGCAACTTTCTGCGCAATCAAATCCTGCCGTTGTTGAAGCAGCGCTGGCCGGCGCTGGATAAAACAGTGGCGCGTTCGGCCGCGCATTGCGGCGAAGCCTCACGGATGTTAGAGGATTGGGTAGGACCGGTTTTGGCGGAAATGCTCGACCCTGAAAGCAAAAGTATCTGTCTTGCCGGTTTAAGCCGGCTCAGCGACTCGCAGCGCCGCTTTGTGTTGCGGAAGTGGCTGACCTCATTCGGGTTGAAGCCGCCGAGTGCCGCAGTGATCGATGCGCTGACGGCACAAGCCACCAACCGTCAGGGTAAAACATCGGCGCCGCAGCTCCAAATTCAGGGGTATCATGTCCTCGGTTATCGGCAAAAATTGTTTTGCATCCCGGCGGTCGCGTTGGATAAATTCGCAGGTAATTTGTTGTGGCCGAAACCGGATACCCGGTTAGATTTGGGAAACGGCTATGGTTTGGTCAGGGCGGAAGCCTGTTCCGGAATCGCCAAGGCTCATTGGGACGGAGCCGAAGTGTCGGTAAAGGCTCGAGTTGGCGGCGAAAAGCTCAAGTTATCCGGACGTGCTGGGCATCATTGCCTGAAGAAGTTGTACCAGGAGGCGGCTATTCCGCCCTGGGAACGTGATCAGCGGCCGTTGCTCTATATGGACGGGCGTCTGGCGGCGGTAGCGGGCTTATGGGTCGCGGAATGGGCTTGGGCCAGCGGTGAGGCTGCTTGTTATCGAGTGGATTGGAAGGCCAGTCGCTGGCTTGATGATTCCGTTTTTTGA
- the accA gene encoding acetyl-CoA carboxylase carboxyl transferase subunit alpha, with protein MDLKFLDFEQPIAELQAKIEELRKVELDNNFDISETLKQLEQKCEMLTESIFSNLSDWQISQLSRHPGRPYTLDYVNLMFTDFHELHGDRAFADDQAIVCGLARLEGQPVVVIGHQKGRDTKEKIHRNFGMPRPEGYRKALRVMKMAERFKLPIICLIDTPGAYPGIGAEERGQSEAIARNLFEMSKLRTPIICTVIGEGGSGGALAIGVGDRLLMLEYSTYAVISPEGCASILWKSADKAQLAAEAMGITSDRVREQGFLDEVVREPVGGGHRNFQKIAENLQEALLRHLAELNQEAAANMDQMLEKRYQRIMRFGSYIEEPVK; from the coding sequence ATGGATTTAAAATTCTTAGATTTCGAACAGCCCATCGCCGAATTGCAAGCCAAAATCGAAGAGCTGCGCAAGGTGGAGCTGGACAATAATTTCGACATTTCCGAGACGCTGAAACAGCTCGAGCAAAAATGCGAAATGCTGACCGAGAGCATTTTCAGCAACCTGTCCGACTGGCAGATTTCGCAATTGTCCCGCCATCCTGGCCGTCCCTACACATTAGACTACGTCAATCTGATGTTCACCGACTTCCACGAACTGCACGGTGACCGGGCGTTTGCTGACGATCAGGCCATCGTCTGCGGCTTGGCGCGGCTGGAAGGTCAGCCGGTGGTGGTGATCGGCCATCAAAAAGGTCGCGACACCAAGGAAAAAATCCATCGCAACTTCGGCATGCCGCGTCCGGAAGGCTATCGTAAAGCCTTGCGGGTCATGAAGATGGCCGAGCGTTTCAAGCTGCCGATTATCTGTCTGATCGACACTCCGGGCGCCTATCCCGGCATTGGCGCTGAGGAGCGCGGCCAAAGCGAGGCGATTGCCCGCAATCTGTTCGAAATGTCCAAATTGCGCACGCCAATTATCTGCACGGTCATCGGCGAAGGCGGCTCCGGCGGCGCGCTGGCGATTGGCGTTGGCGACCGCTTGTTGATGCTGGAATACAGCACCTACGCGGTCATTTCGCCGGAAGGTTGCGCCTCGATTTTATGGAAAAGCGCCGACAAAGCCCAGTTGGCGGCGGAAGCCATGGGCATTACCTCCGACCGGGTGCGCGAGCAAGGCTTTTTGGACGAGGTGGTGCGTGAGCCGGTCGGCGGCGGTCACCGTAATTTTCAGAAGATTGCCGAAAATTTGCAGGAGGCGTTATTGAGGCACTTGGCGGAATTGAACCAGGAGGCGGCTGCCAACATGGATCAAATGCTGGAAAAACGCTACCAGCGGATCATGCGCTTTGGCTCCTACATTGAAGAGCCGGTTAAATAG
- a CDS encoding replication-associated recombination protein A encodes MNQTAFDINPHAPLAARMRPTNLDQYIGQQHLLTKGKSLRAAIDQGVPHSLVFWGPPGVGKTTLAKIIAASAHCHFIELSAVMAGVKEIRAAVAEAEEVKLSRNLNTVVFIDEIHRFSKSQQDSLLAPIESGAIILFGATTENPSFELNNALLSRLRVYVMRSIEAEDLVELLHQALTDPTRGLGKRKLAISDDVLTMIAKAADGDARRCLNILQIAADLAETVDGREVVDREVIGEVLQGHAARFDKGGDIFYDQISALHKSVRGTDPDAALYWFCRMIDGGCDPLYIARRVVRMASEDIGNADPRGLELALNAAHAYERLGSPEGELSLAQAIVYLACAPKSNAVYVAYKAAMADARTSGSLEVPIHLRNAPTKLMKELGHGAEYRYAHDEKNAYAAGENYLPEPLKGKRYYFPVERGLEVKIKDKLEFLRKQ; translated from the coding sequence ATGAACCAGACCGCCTTCGACATCAATCCGCACGCGCCCTTGGCCGCCCGCATGCGTCCGACCAATCTGGACCAATACATCGGCCAGCAGCATTTGCTGACGAAGGGCAAGTCGCTCCGCGCCGCGATTGACCAGGGCGTGCCGCATTCGCTGGTGTTTTGGGGGCCGCCGGGCGTTGGCAAGACCACGCTGGCGAAAATTATCGCCGCCAGCGCCCATTGCCATTTCATCGAACTGTCGGCGGTGATGGCAGGGGTCAAGGAAATCCGCGCCGCGGTGGCGGAGGCCGAGGAGGTCAAGCTCAGCCGGAATCTGAACACCGTGGTGTTTATCGACGAGATCCACCGCTTCTCGAAAAGCCAGCAAGATTCCTTGCTGGCGCCGATCGAGAGCGGTGCGATCATCCTGTTCGGCGCCACCACCGAAAATCCGTCGTTCGAACTGAACAACGCGCTACTGTCGCGGCTGCGGGTTTACGTGATGCGCAGCATCGAAGCCGAGGATTTGGTGGAGCTTCTGCACCAAGCGTTGACCGATCCAACCCGCGGTTTGGGTAAGCGCAAACTGGCAATCAGCGACGACGTGCTGACAATGATCGCCAAGGCGGCCGACGGCGACGCCCGCCGCTGCCTTAACATTCTGCAAATTGCCGCCGACCTGGCGGAAACCGTGGACGGCCGGGAAGTCGTCGACCGCGAGGTGATCGGCGAAGTTTTGCAAGGCCATGCGGCTCGTTTCGACAAGGGCGGGGATATTTTCTACGACCAGATTTCCGCGCTGCACAAATCGGTGCGCGGCACCGACCCGGACGCGGCATTGTACTGGTTCTGCCGGATGATAGACGGCGGTTGCGACCCGTTGTACATCGCCCGCCGGGTGGTGCGGATGGCTTCGGAAGATATCGGCAACGCCGACCCGCGCGGGCTGGAACTGGCGCTGAATGCCGCTCACGCCTACGAGCGCCTGGGCAGTCCGGAAGGCGAGTTGTCGCTGGCACAAGCCATCGTCTATCTGGCCTGTGCGCCGAAAAGCAATGCAGTGTACGTCGCTTATAAGGCGGCAATGGCCGATGCTCGAACCAGCGGCTCGTTGGAGGTGCCGATCCATCTGCGCAATGCGCCAACCAAACTCATGAAAGAACTGGGACACGGCGCCGAGTATCGTTACGCTCACGACGAGAAAAACGCCTATGCCGCCGGCGAAAACTATTTACCGGAACCTTTAAAAGGCAAACGTTATTATTTTCCGGTAGAACGCGGCCTGGAAGTAAAGATAAAAGATAAACTGGAGTTTTTGCGGAAGCAATAA
- a CDS encoding cell division protein ZapA: MSKAVHPVSLNILDKEYKIACAPDERDSLISSARELDKQMRKIRDTGKVSGADRIAVLAALNLAHDWAAEAHKPTGDSDMANRLADLRIKIENVLENP, encoded by the coding sequence ATGAGTAAAGCCGTTCACCCCGTCTCGTTGAATATTCTGGACAAGGAATACAAGATCGCCTGTGCGCCGGACGAGAGAGATTCGTTGATTAGTTCCGCTCGCGAGCTCGACAAGCAAATGCGCAAGATCCGCGACACCGGTAAAGTCAGCGGGGCCGACCGTATTGCCGTGCTGGCGGCGTTGAATCTGGCTCACGATTGGGCTGCGGAAGCCCACAAGCCCACCGGCGACAGCGATATGGCGAATCGCTTGGCAGATTTGCGCATCAAAATAGAAAACGTTTTGGAAAACCCGTAA
- a CDS encoding TIGR02449 family protein has protein sequence MSQLEKDPSTELEALENKLDVLIAQFNQVKNENKSLKVKQDALVKEKAKLLEKTTLAKARVEAMIARLKAMEHDS, from the coding sequence ATGTCTCAACTCGAAAAAGATCCGTCTACCGAACTCGAAGCGCTGGAAAATAAACTGGATGTGCTGATCGCTCAGTTCAATCAAGTCAAAAATGAGAACAAGTCGTTGAAAGTCAAACAGGATGCCTTGGTTAAGGAGAAAGCCAAATTGCTGGAAAAAACCACGCTGGCCAAAGCCCGAGTCGAAGCGATGATCGCTCGCCTGAAAGCGATGGAACATGACTCATGA
- a CDS encoding UPF0149 family protein: MTYSAISEILQQHDADVGAAEAHGVATGMLCVEIKADVENWLRELFAEIEQLIEGDKNLLCGVFEQTRTLLENQNDEFAFDLLLPDEDEALAEQVEALRCWCQGFLFGVGYAQTDADWPGDTAEVMRDMIELTKIDSDLGEEDDENALIEIREYVRAAVFTVRDQFAEQHPLQTH; the protein is encoded by the coding sequence ATGACATACAGCGCGATCAGCGAAATTCTGCAACAACACGACGCGGACGTCGGCGCCGCAGAGGCACACGGCGTCGCTACCGGCATGCTCTGCGTCGAAATTAAAGCCGACGTGGAAAACTGGCTCCGGGAATTGTTTGCCGAGATTGAACAATTGATTGAGGGAGACAAGAACCTGCTGTGTGGCGTCTTCGAACAAACCCGCACTTTACTGGAAAATCAAAACGACGAGTTCGCGTTCGATTTGCTGCTGCCGGACGAGGACGAGGCATTGGCGGAACAGGTCGAAGCCCTGCGCTGTTGGTGCCAGGGATTTCTGTTCGGCGTAGGCTACGCCCAAACCGACGCCGACTGGCCGGGCGACACGGCCGAGGTGATGCGGGACATGATCGAACTGACTAAAATCGACAGCGACCTTGGCGAAGAAGACGACGAAAACGCGCTGATCGAAATCCGCGAATACGTGCGCGCTGCCGTATTTACCGTACGCGACCAGTTCGCCGAACAACACCCGCTACAAACTCACTAA
- the pepP gene encoding Xaa-Pro aminopeptidase — MKQSEFKKRRASLMKQIGKGNIAIIASAPHRTRNRDVHYPFRQDSDFYYLTGFNEAESMAVFIPGREQGEYILFCREFDEKKALWEGAHAGLEGATKHYEADDSFPIDDLDDILPGMLENKSKVFYPMGKDSDLDHKLMEWINNIRKQSRSGITAPGELVSLEHILHEMRLFKSAEELKLMRRAAEVSAKAHVRAMRACKPGLYEYQIEAELMHEFVQDGLRAVAYPSIVAGGRNACVLHYTENNDKLNKGDLLLIDAGVECDHYAADITRTFPVSGKFNEPQRLLYQLVLDAQAAALAEIKPGNPWNKAHDASVETLTRGLVELGLLKGRVKKLIKDEKYKQFYMHRIGHWLGMDVHDVGDYKIKDEWRLLEPGMVLTVEPGLYVAADCETVDKQWRGIGIRIEDDVLVTKDGHEILTGGVPKSIDAIEALMTG; from the coding sequence ATGAAACAAAGCGAATTCAAAAAGCGCCGCGCCAGCCTGATGAAACAAATCGGCAAAGGCAATATCGCCATCATTGCCAGCGCCCCGCACCGCACCCGCAACCGCGACGTGCATTACCCATTCCGCCAGGATAGCGACTTTTACTACCTGACCGGCTTCAACGAAGCCGAATCGATGGCCGTGTTTATTCCCGGCCGCGAACAAGGCGAATACATCCTGTTCTGCCGCGAATTCGACGAGAAAAAGGCCTTGTGGGAAGGCGCCCATGCCGGCCTGGAAGGTGCCACCAAACATTACGAAGCCGACGATTCGTTTCCGATCGACGATCTGGACGACATCCTGCCCGGCATGCTGGAAAACAAGAGCAAGGTGTTCTACCCGATGGGCAAGGACAGCGATCTCGACCACAAACTGATGGAATGGATCAACAACATCCGCAAGCAATCCCGTTCCGGTATCACGGCACCGGGCGAATTGGTGTCGCTGGAACACATCCTGCACGAGATGCGGCTGTTCAAAAGCGCCGAGGAATTGAAATTGATGCGCCGCGCCGCCGAAGTCTCGGCCAAGGCACATGTTCGGGCCATGCGGGCCTGCAAGCCGGGTTTATACGAATACCAGATCGAAGCAGAACTGATGCACGAATTTGTGCAAGATGGCTTGCGCGCAGTGGCCTACCCGTCCATCGTCGCCGGCGGCAGAAACGCCTGCGTGCTGCATTACACCGAAAATAACGACAAACTCAACAAAGGCGACCTGTTGCTGATCGACGCCGGCGTCGAATGCGACCATTACGCCGCCGACATCACCCGCACCTTCCCGGTGTCCGGCAAATTCAACGAGCCGCAACGCTTGTTGTACCAACTGGTGCTGGACGCCCAAGCCGCGGCTTTGGCCGAGATCAAACCCGGCAATCCGTGGAACAAGGCCCACGACGCTTCGGTGGAAACCTTGACCAGGGGCTTGGTGGAACTGGGCCTGCTCAAAGGCAGGGTGAAAAAACTGATCAAAGACGAAAAGTACAAACAGTTCTACATGCACCGCATCGGCCACTGGCTGGGGATGGACGTGCATGACGTCGGCGATTATAAAATCAAAGACGAATGGCGCCTGCTGGAACCCGGCATGGTGTTGACCGTCGAGCCGGGACTCTACGTCGCCGCCGACTGCGAGACAGTGGATAAGCAATGGCGCGGCATCGGCATCCGGATCGAAGACGACGTGCTGGTCACCAAGGATGGCCATGAGATACTGACCGGCGGAGTACCGAAGTCGATAGACGCCATCGAAGCGCTAATGACGGGCTAG
- the ubiH gene encoding 2-octaprenyl-6-methoxyphenyl hydroxylase: MQHDFDLIIVGAGLAGNCLALALKRSGLKIALVEAASREQLRNSPAGDRALALAAGTVELLNALGAWRGVADKATPIKHIHVSDRGHFGKTRLSAETEGVDALGYVIVARDIEQHMADLAEKTDTVCLHQTRVAGLMSGRDAVNVSLKQHDGSSLNVSAQLLVGADGGNSTVRKLLEIPQQVTEYGQTALVTTVHSALPHRNTAFERFTEFGPLALLPVAGKQSAVVWTRSHEQAETLLNANDREFLAELQDCFGYRLGELKLAAPRRAFPLSLIRAESMVSGRTVIIGNAVHQLHPVAGQGFNLGIRDVALLAEMLTEQHQHNGDIGDARMLKNYSRQRQQDHGRTIGFTDNLVKIFSNGNLPLAAVRNAGLTLLDHLPFAKQMLARHAMGLADRLPKIGDRE, from the coding sequence ATGCAACACGACTTCGATCTGATCATCGTCGGCGCCGGTTTGGCCGGCAACTGCCTGGCTCTGGCCCTGAAGCGCAGCGGATTGAAGATCGCGTTGGTCGAAGCCGCCAGCCGCGAGCAGTTGCGAAATTCGCCGGCCGGCGACCGCGCCTTGGCCCTCGCGGCCGGCACCGTGGAATTATTGAACGCCTTGGGTGCCTGGCGCGGCGTAGCCGACAAAGCCACTCCGATCAAACACATTCACGTTTCCGACCGCGGCCATTTCGGTAAAACCCGGCTATCGGCCGAAACCGAGGGCGTCGATGCCCTGGGTTATGTGATAGTCGCCCGCGACATCGAACAGCACATGGCCGACTTGGCCGAGAAAACCGATACCGTTTGCCTGCACCAGACCCGGGTCGCCGGATTGATGTCGGGCCGCGATGCGGTCAACGTCAGCTTGAAGCAGCACGACGGCAGTTCGCTGAACGTCAGCGCACAATTACTGGTCGGCGCCGACGGTGGCAATTCCACGGTACGCAAACTGTTGGAAATTCCGCAGCAAGTCACCGAATACGGCCAGACCGCGCTGGTCACCACCGTGCATTCGGCGCTGCCACACCGCAACACCGCCTTCGAACGTTTCACCGAATTCGGCCCGCTGGCCTTGTTGCCGGTAGCCGGCAAGCAATCGGCCGTCGTCTGGACCCGCAGCCACGAGCAAGCCGAAACTCTGCTCAATGCCAACGACCGCGAATTTCTCGCTGAACTGCAGGATTGCTTCGGCTATCGGCTGGGCGAACTGAAATTGGCCGCGCCGCGCCGGGCGTTTCCGCTCAGCCTGATTCGCGCCGAGAGCATGGTCTCCGGCCGTACCGTGATCATCGGCAACGCCGTTCACCAACTGCACCCGGTGGCCGGACAAGGGTTTAACCTGGGCATCCGCGATGTGGCTTTGCTGGCGGAAATGCTGACCGAGCAACACCAGCATAACGGCGATATCGGCGATGCCCGCATGCTGAAAAACTACAGCCGGCAGCGCCAGCAAGACCACGGCAGAACCATCGGCTTCACCGACAACTTGGTCAAGATCTTCTCCAACGGCAACCTGCCGCTGGCCGCAGTCCGCAACGCCGGCCTGACCTTATTGGACCACCTGCCCTTCGCCAAGCAAATGCTGGCCCGCCACGCGATGGGCTTGGCCGACCGGCTGCCGAAAATCGGCGACCGCGAGTAA
- a CDS encoding type VI secretion system amidase effector protein Tae4, protein MPGQRPGPVCNSRGNETIDQGTSCRAVSPRPGPVGAFSGAVGMAAKPISFARLWAGYPDEAPYRDGNGNVPVGYENQCAIKVSAALYAAGAKLDGFTGATVSVGGNRLAIRAQEMADWLQTASVKVLQSRVADVTGQDWQTKIKGKTGIVYFQNYWLRPGEKTPSGDHIDLWNGSRLTASGFQGTVVTVLRFGLGVASGPGFSDLSKSQKILFWEVP, encoded by the coding sequence ATGCCCGGACAACGCCCTGGCCCCGTCTGTAACAGCAGAGGAAACGAAACCATAGACCAAGGTACCAGTTGTCGGGCGGTATCGCCGCGGCCGGGGCCGGTCGGTGCCTTCTCGGGAGCGGTCGGCATGGCGGCGAAGCCCATCAGTTTTGCCCGGTTGTGGGCCGGCTATCCGGACGAAGCGCCTTACCGCGACGGCAACGGCAACGTGCCTGTGGGGTATGAAAACCAATGCGCGATTAAAGTCAGCGCGGCATTGTATGCGGCCGGTGCCAAGCTGGATGGCTTTACCGGGGCTACGGTCAGCGTTGGCGGTAACCGGTTGGCGATTCGGGCGCAGGAAATGGCGGACTGGCTGCAGACGGCTTCGGTTAAGGTGCTGCAAAGCCGGGTTGCCGATGTCACCGGCCAGGATTGGCAAACCAAAATCAAGGGTAAGACCGGTATCGTCTATTTTCAGAATTATTGGTTGCGCCCCGGCGAAAAAACGCCTTCCGGCGACCATATCGATCTGTGGAACGGTAGTCGGCTGACGGCGTCCGGGTTTCAAGGGACGGTGGTGACCGTGCTGCGCTTCGGTTTGGGGGTGGCGTCCGGACCGGGTTTTTCCGATTTGAGTAAGTCGCAAAAGATTCTGTTTTGGGAGGTGCCGTGA